A single genomic interval of Microbacterium hydrocarbonoxydans harbors:
- a CDS encoding cation transporter, translating to MTSLQRIGRTELPDEQRNALRRAIKWEWFTIAYTSVTIAVIALVVGNSQAMRTAWIEDMLSLIPQVAFLVALIFIRRAPSVKHPYGLHRVMGIGHLVAGVALLAVGLNLAVEAVTGLLAREHPTIGTVQLFGQTIWLGWLMVAVMAVVIVGPVFLYGPAKAKLAPVLHNKLLYADADMAKADWQTTVASIVGVLGVGAGVWWLDGAAALVISLGIVWDGWRNTKTAVIDLMDQRARTYDSAHPHPLAGDVISTMRSRPWVKEAGVRMRDQGQVFHIEAFVVPHRGKVSLSDSTDLAARITGLDWKVQDVVIIPTEEMPDGVDTSGRG from the coding sequence ATGACCTCCCTGCAGCGCATCGGTCGCACCGAGCTGCCGGACGAGCAGCGGAATGCACTCCGCCGGGCGATCAAGTGGGAGTGGTTCACGATCGCGTACACCTCGGTCACCATCGCGGTGATCGCGCTGGTGGTCGGCAACTCCCAGGCGATGCGCACCGCCTGGATCGAGGACATGCTGTCGCTCATCCCCCAGGTCGCGTTCCTCGTGGCACTGATCTTCATCCGGCGAGCGCCCTCCGTGAAGCATCCGTACGGACTCCACCGCGTCATGGGCATCGGGCACCTCGTCGCCGGTGTCGCCCTGCTCGCCGTCGGACTCAATCTGGCGGTGGAGGCCGTGACGGGACTCCTCGCACGCGAGCATCCGACGATCGGCACCGTGCAGCTGTTCGGACAGACGATCTGGCTGGGATGGCTGATGGTCGCCGTGATGGCGGTCGTGATCGTCGGCCCGGTGTTCTTGTACGGCCCTGCGAAGGCGAAGCTCGCCCCGGTGCTGCACAACAAGCTGCTCTACGCGGATGCCGACATGGCGAAGGCGGACTGGCAGACCACCGTCGCCTCCATCGTCGGCGTGCTGGGTGTGGGCGCCGGAGTGTGGTGGCTCGACGGTGCCGCTGCCCTCGTGATCTCCCTCGGCATCGTGTGGGACGGCTGGCGCAATACCAAGACCGCCGTGATCGACCTGATGGACCAGCGCGCCAGGACGTACGACAGCGCGCACCCGCATCCGCTGGCCGGCGACGTCATCTCGACCATGCGCTCGCGTCCCTGGGTCAAGGAGGCAGGCGTTCGGATGCGGGATCAGGGGCAGGTCTTCCACATCGAGGCGTTCGTCGTCCCACACCGCGGGAAGGTGTCGCTCAGCGACTCGACAGACCTCGCCGCACGCATCACCGGCCTCGACTGGAAGGTGCAGGATGTCGTGATCATCCCGACCGAGGAGATGCCGGACGGGGTCGACACGTCGGGTCGAGGCTGA